The DNA region AAAGAGCCACCCTTGAGCGAACAAGGTTGGAAAGATACGGTTTTTGTTCAAGCAGATGAAACTGTTCGAATTATTGTGAAATTTAATTATAAAGGTGTATTTATGTATCATTGCCATATTCTCGAGCATGAAGAAGCTGGTATGATGGGACAACTTGAGGTAATAGAACAATAATGAGAAAAAACTACATTTCAGTTTAATTGATAAATAGGGATATATTATCTCTATTTATTTTTTTTAGTCATATTTCTGCCTTATTTATGTAAGATAATTATAGAGTATAGTCCTAATAAAATTATAGGAGGTAAAGCATTGTATACATTTAAAATAAGACAAAAAAATATGTTATGTGGTCATTGTTTACTAAATGTAGCAAAATCTCTTGACAATATAAATGGAGTTTTGGAATTTGAAATAGATTTGGAGGAACAAGCTATTATTGTGAAGTGTGCGAATGATCATATAT from Petrocella atlantisensis includes:
- a CDS encoding heavy-metal-associated domain-containing protein: MYTFKIRQKNMLCGHCLLNVAKSLDNINGVLEFEIDLEEQAIIVKCANDHISKRKIRKVINASIITGKIPIELIGDDCK